One Dama dama isolate Ldn47 chromosome 18, ASM3311817v1, whole genome shotgun sequence DNA window includes the following coding sequences:
- the LOC133072596 gene encoding ribonuclease P protein subunit p38-like: MAAAPQAPGRGSVQKTRPPPVKTSLNNPYSICWGALDREDMHFILHTLEDRIQSLRLQKIEDRKRKKKQPPLKKQSGDMSSIDVDTGEDLKKEKPKGDAPVSGWTPADVRKQLAIGINEVTRALERNELLLALACKSAKPAIVTSHLVQLSVSRGVPACQVPQLSERLAPVLGLKCVLALGFKRNTTAFGEELRAILPRVPHLNVAWLRDALEDPRENLQTESLESQDEEILDTSFEDLSKPKGKHAEGQQAVVLQPLKIKKLIPNPNKIRKPPKSKRTASK; this comes from the coding sequence ATGGCTGCAGCCCCACAAGCTCCAGGGCGGGGCTCCGTGCAGAAGACGAGACCTCCACCTGTgaagacgtcgctgaacaacccgTACAGCATCTGCTGGGGCGCCCTGGACAGGGAGGACATGCACTTCATACTGCACACCCTGGAGGACAGAATTCAGTCTCTCAGGCTTCAGAAGATTGAGgataggaagagaaagaaaaagcagccCCCTTTGAAAAAACAAAGCGGAGACATGAGCAGCATAGACGTGGACACTGGTGAGGatctgaagaaagaaaagccCAAAGGTGATGCCCCAGTGTCAGGGTGGACCCCGGCTGATGTCAGGAAGCAGCTTGCTATCGGCATCAACGAGGTCACCAGAGCACTAGAGAGGAACGAGCTGCTCTTGGCCTTGGCGTGTAAGTCTGCCAAGCCAGCCATCGTGACCTCACACTTGGTGCAGCTGAGTGTCAGCAGAGGTGTCCCCGCCTGCCAGGTGCCCCAGCTCAGCGAGAGGCTCGCACCTGTCCTGGGCTTAAAATGCGTCCTGGCCTTGGGGTTCAAGAGGAACACTACTGCCTTTGGGGAGGAACTGAGGGCCATCCTCCCCAGAGTCCCCCATCTGAATGTGGCATGGCTCCGGGATGCACTCGAAGACCCCAGGGAGAACCTGCAGACAGAATCTTTGGAAAGCCAAGATGAAGAGATTCTGGACACTTCCTTTGAAGACCTCTCTAAACCCAAGGGAAAGCACGCTGAGGGTCAGCAGGCTGTAGTGTTACAACCCctgaaaataaagaaactgattCCAAACCCCAATAAGATAAGAAAACCACCCAAAAGTAAAAGAACTGCTTCAAAGTAA